A stretch of DNA from Phenylobacterium koreense:
TGGGAAGGCGAGGAGGCGGGGCGGCTGTCGCGGCTGCGGACCATCGCCGCCTATGCCCGCCGTGGCGGCGATCCGGACGCCCAACCCAAGGCGCTGTTCGACCAGGCCTGGTATCTTGCTCAACGGCCCGACATCGCCGGCGGCCGGGCCAGTCCGCTCGTGCACTATCTGCTACGTGGCGCGGGCGAGGGCGTCGACCCCCATCCCCTGTTCCGGACGAGCTTCTACGCCGAGCAGAACGTTGGGGCGTTTGGCGCCGGCCAGACTCCGCTGGAGCACTTCGTGCGCCAGGGAGCCGCCGAGGGACGCAGCCCCCATCCGCTGTTCGATATCGGTCACTACGCGCGTCAGGCGCCCGACCTGATCGCCTCCGGCGAAAACCCGCTCGGCCACTATCTCCGCGCTGGCGCAGCGGCCGGGGCGAGCCCGCACCTGCTGTTCGACGCCGAGTTCTACGCCGCCCAGCTTGCGGCCGCCGGCGTGTCCGCCAAGCCGTCGCTGGTCCACTACCTGACGCAGGGCTCGGCCATGGGCTTGAGGCCGCATCCGCTCTTCGACCCCGCCTGGTACCGGGCGCAGAACCCGGACCTCGCGGGGAGCGGGCTCGAGCCGCTGACTCACTACGTCCTGGCCGGCGGCGCCGAAGGCCGCAGCCCCAGCCCCTGGTTTGACGCGCCGCGATACATCGCCCTCCGCGGCGCCGACCTGGCGTCTGACCGCAACCCGCTGATCGACTATCTCGAAGGCGGCGCTTGGGCCGTCGCCGAGCCCTGGCTCGGCGTGGCGGTTACAGACTACCTCTCAGCGGCCGCGGATTTTGCGGGCAGCGGGGTGACGCCGCTGGAGCATTGGGCGCGGCGGCAGGGCGGGTAGGCATGGCGCGGATCGCCGCCGGCCGATCGACCTAGGCGGGGCGGAACACCGCGCAGAGCTTGTTGCCGTCCGGGTCCCGCACATAGGCAAGGTGCATAGGCCCCATGCTACCGTTGCGTTCGCCCGGCGGGTCTTCGATGGAGACGCCGCCGTGGGCGATGGCGGTGTCATGAAACGTCTGCACCTGGTCGGCGGATCCGCACTTGAAGCCGATCGTGCCGCCGTTCGCGCCGGTCGCCGCCTCGCCGTTGATCGGTTCGCTGATGCAGAAGGTGGCGCCATCATGGCGATAGAAGAGGCGGTTGTGGCCGCTGTCGGCTCGATGCGAAATCGGCGGCCCCGCGCCGAGCACTCCGAGCACCGCGTCGTAGAAGAGCCTTGATCTCTCGATGTCGTTCGAGCCGACCATGATGTGATTGAACATGTGCTGCTCCTGTTTCCCCCTGATGTTGTAGACCGTTGCCTATCAAGTTCCTCGATAGTGCGGAAGCGGCCCGAGATTTGGACCTCGCGTGACCTCCACATCAGTTGCGACGCCGCAGTGCCCTGCATTAAGTCGCGGATGCGCTCGGTAAGAGCCTGTCATGCTTGCCGGCGGCGTCCGTGATGGCGCTCTTGTGATTTCACCGCGCGTCTAGACCCCCAGCGCGTGAAGCTGCGACAGCACCTCGCGATAATAGTCCGGGACGTAGTGGAAGGGGCTGAGGCCCCAGCGATGGCGCTTGTCGGCGATGCGTAGCGCCGGGGCGGCATTCACAGTCCGCGCGGCCGGGAATGCCTGTCGGAAGGCGCCCTCATAGCGTCGCAGCAGGGCGTTGTGCGCGGCGACCGAGCCACGTCGGTCGCCGAACAGCTCCACCTCCGCCGGGAAGTCGTGGAGGGCGTCGGTTTCGTCCACGAACTGGGTCGCCCATTGCGCCTCGTGGAGGATGAGCCGGGCGCCGGCCAGCGGTGTCGCGGCGATCAGGGCGGCGAACTCGGCGAGCGCCCGGCGCCACAGCAACTCGCACCCTGGGCTGTTCCTCGCCACGGTGTGGGCCTCGCCGAACGCCGGATCGGACATTTGGCCGCTGGCTTCGAGCT
This window harbors:
- a CDS encoding VOC family protein, which gives rise to MFNHIMVGSNDIERSRLFYDAVLGVLGAGPPISHRADSGHNRLFYRHDGATFCISEPINGEAATGANGGTIGFKCGSADQVQTFHDTAIAHGGVSIEDPPGERNGSMGPMHLAYVRDPDGNKLCAVFRPA
- a CDS encoding DUF6270 domain-containing protein, whose translation is MFRIAVVGSCITRDLWPIVGETPPEDLLYISRTSLPSLMASPLPGLDLSRERPEALGPFSHRAMVEDLRKTALSRLLAHRPTHVVFDFIDERVDLLAVGGTLVTHSWELEASGQMSDPAFGEAHTVARNSPGCELLWRRALAEFAALIAATPLAGARLILHEAQWATQFVDETDALHDFPAEVELFGDRRGSVAAHNALLRRYEGAFRQAFPAARTVNAAPALRIADKRHRWGLSPFHYVPDYYREVLSQLHALGV